A genomic segment from Takifugu rubripes chromosome 20, fTakRub1.2, whole genome shotgun sequence encodes:
- the LOC101065092 gene encoding tetratricopeptide repeat protein 39C-like translates to MADLGQSRRQQIGRKAVHIDDAEMALKGINMLLNNGFKESNELFSRYRTQSPLMSFGASFVSFLNAMMTFEEEKMQIACDDLRNTEKLCEADSAGVLETIRNKIKKSMDSQSSGVVVVDRLQRQIIVADCQVYLAVLSFIKQELSAYIKGGWILRKAWKMYNKCHSDISQLQEACRQQSSVQHETDNASHNAPVENGVTVEALDRLKGSVSFGYGLFHLCISMVPPHLLKIINLLGFPGDRLQGLSSLTYASESKDMKAPLATLALLWYYTVVLPFFALDGYDTQAGLLEAKAILQRKLVVYPNSSLFIFFKGRVQRLEYHINGALTSFHDALELASDQREIQHLCLYEIGWCSMIELHFEDAYRSFKKLKDESRWSQCYYAYLTGVCQGGSGYLDGASRVFNEVQRLFKRKNNQIEQFAVKRAERLRKTSPTRELCILGVIEVLYLWKALQNCSSSSLQIMNQVLQGLDEISCMGLKHLFLGAVHKCHGNMKDCIQELLFATQDEYARQMNSYIQPYAVYELGCIFLSKPETVEKGRSLLLQAKEDYTGYEFENRLHVRIHSALASLKEVAPHYRR, encoded by the exons ATGGCGGATCTCGGACAGTCCCGGCGACAGCAGATTGGGCGCAAGGCCGTGCACATAGATGATGCTGAGATGGCCCTGAAAGGCATTAACATGCTACTCAACAATGGATTCAAAGAGAGCAACGAGCTGTTCAGCAGATACAG GACTCAGAGCCCATTGATGAGCTTTGGTGCCAGTTTTGTCAGCTTTCTG AATGCCATGATGACatttgaggaggagaagatgcagataGCTTGTGACGACCTGAGGAACACAGAAAAACTATGTGAGGCCGACAGTGCTGGAGTATTAGAGACAATCAGAAACAAGATCAAAAAAAGC ATGGACTCCCAGAGTTCAGGTGTCGTGGTTGTAGACCGACTACAGAGACAGATCATTGTTGCCGACTGTCAGGTGTATCTAGCAGTGCTCTCCTTCATCAAGCAGGAACTTTCAG CTTATATCAAAGGAGGCTGGATCCTTCGTAAAGCCTGGAAAATGTATAATAAATGCCACAGTGACATCAGCCAGCTGCAGGAAGCCTGCCGACAGCAATCTTCTGTGCAGCATGAAACAGACAATGCCAGTCACAATGCACCTGTGGAGAATGGGGTTACTGTTGAGGCCCTGGATCGGCTCAAGGGCTCTGTCAGCTTTGGCTATGGCCTTTTCCACCTGTGCATCTCCATGGTACCACCTCACCTGCTCAAGATTATCAACCTGCTGGGATTCCCTGGTGACCGTCTTCAGGGCCTGTCTTCTCTTACATATGCTAGTGAGAGCAAGGATATGAAGGCACCACTGGCTAC GTTGGCCCTCTTGTGGTACTACACAGTAGTTCTTCCTTTCTTTGCTCTGGATGGCTATGACACACAAGCAGGACTTCTGGAAGCCAAAGCTATTCTTCAGAGAAAGTTAGTGGTATATCCCAACTCGTCCCTCTTTATCTTTTTTAAGGGTCGTGTCCAGAGGCTAGAG TACCATATAAACGGTGCACTGACAAGTTTCCATGATGCATTAGAGCTTGCATCAGATCAAAGAGAGATCCAGCACTTGTGTCTTTATGAAATTG GTTGGTGCAGCATGATAGAATTACATTTTGAAGATGCATATAGGTCATTTAAAAAACTTAAGGATGAGTCACGTTGGTCTCAGTGCTACTACGCCTACCTGACTGGAG tttGTCAGGGTGGTTCAGGCTACCTGGATGGGGCAAGCAGGGTCTTTAATGAGGTGCAAAGGCTATTCAAAAGAAAGAACAACCAGATAGAACAGTTTGCTGTCAAAAGG GCAGAAAGGTTGAGAAAGACATCTCCCACAAGAGAGCTATGCATTTTGGGAGTAATTGAAGTTCTGTATCTCTGGAAAGCCCTCCAAAATTGCTCCTCATCTAGTCTACAGATAATGAATCAAG TTTTACAGGGTTTAGATGAAATCTCATGCATGGGTCTGAAACACCTTTTTCTTGGAGCTGTTCACAAATGCCATGGAAACATGAAGGATTGCATTCAG GAGTTATTGTTTGCAACTCAGGATGAATATGCACGACAGATGAATTCATACATTCAACCGTATGCTGTCTATGAACTTGGATGCATATTTCTTTCAAAGCCAGAG ACAGTGGAAAAGGGAAGATCACTGCTACTTCAAGCAAAG gagGATTACACAGGCTATGAATTTGAGAACAGACTTCATGTCCGGATCCACTCAGCCTTGGCATCTTTAAAGGAAGTGGCACCTCA TTACAGAAGATAA
- the LOC115247265 gene encoding cysteine protease ATG4B-like, which produces MLRCGQMILGQALMCRHLGRDWRWVRGQKQRQEYISILNAFIDKKDSYYSIHQIAQMGVGEGKPIGQWYGPNTVAQVLKKLAVFDTWSRLVVHVAMDNTVVIEEIKRLCMPWLDKAEVFGEPERVGELNGCLEGACALSEEEVALWKPLVLLIPLRLGLSDINGAYIETLKKCFMLPQSLGVIGGKPNSAHYFIGYVGGELIYLDPHTTQTAVEPCEHGQFPDDTYHCQHPPCRMHICELDPSIAVGFFCRTEDEFDDWCMRIRRLSCNKDNLPMFELVDSQPSHLVGVDAINLTPDFSDSERLERFFDSEDEEFEILSL; this is translated from the exons ATGTTGCGATGTGGCCAGATGATTCTGGGGCAGGCGTTAATGTGCAGACATTTAGGCAGAG acTGGCGATGggtcagaggacagaaacaaagacagGAGTACATCAGCATTCTCAATGCATTTATTGATAAAAAAGACAGTTATTATTCCATCCATCAAATTG CCCAAATGGGAGTTGGGGAGGGGAAGCCTATTGGCCAGTGGTATGGACCAAACACAGTTGCCCAGGTTCTAAA AAAACTGGCTGTGTTTGACACATGGAGCAGATTAGTGGTTCATGTTGCCATGGACAATACAGTGGTCATCGAGGAGATCA AACGTCTCTGTATGCCCTGGCTGGACAAAGCAGAGGTCTTTGGTGAACCGGAGAGGGTGGGGGAACTCAATGGCTGCCTGGAGGGGGCATGTGCCCtctctgaggaggaggtggctctgtGGAAACCCCTGGTCCTGCTCATCCCACTCAGGCTGGGTTTAAGTGATATAAATGGAGCCTACATAGAAACATTGAAG aAATGCTTCATGCTGCCTCAGTCACTTGGTGTTATTGGTGGAAAACCCAATAGTGCCCATTACTTCATTGGATATGTTG GAGGGGAGCTCATCTATTTAGACCCACACACCACCCAGACAGCAGTGGAGCCATGTGAACATGGCCAATTTCCCGATGACACATACCATTGTCAGCACCCACCCTGCCGGATGCACATTTGTGAACTGGACCCATCTATTGCTGTG GGTTTCTTCTGCAGAACAGAGGACGAGTTTGATGATTGGTGTATGCGAATAAGAAGg CTGTCCTGCAACAAAGACAACCTGCCCATGTTTGAACTCGTAGATAGTCAGCCCTCCCATCTGGTTGGTGTGGATGCCATTAATCTGACCCCTG ATTTCTCAGACTCAGAAAGGCTGGAGCGGTTCTTTGACTCAGAAGATGAAGAGTTTGAGATCCTGTCCCTGTGA
- the LOC101065314 gene encoding allantoinase, mitochondrial, whose protein sequence is MNLGATVTAVRSSRVLLDDKVLPAVIVIKDGKIHEIIPRGEFSADAGFKVLDVGDSVVMPGIVDCHVHVNEPGRSSWEGFWTATRAAAAGGVTTIVDMPLNSIPPTTTLDHFNEKLREAKGKCFVDTAFWGGVIPGNELEIRPMIQAGVAGFKCFLIHSGVEEFPPVTDLDLHRAMKQLQGTGSVLLFHAETELQQTTERNEHLHLDPTEYSTFLQSRPDLMEIEAIQTVTELCLHYQVRCHIVHLSSAKPLKQIQAARQAGAPLTVETTHHYLSLCAEKIPAGATQFKCCPPIRDSNNQAQLWSALKAGHIDMVVSDHSPCTPDLKSLDSGDFTKAWGGISSLQFALPLFWSSASKRGFELPDVVRLLSKRTAQLCGLDHLKGSLAPSYDADLVIWDPDSQFQITEANIHHKNKLSPYLGITLQGVVRATIVRGRLVYQEGSFCPEPLGKHLLIPQRKHQAS, encoded by the exons ATGAATCTTGGCGCAACAGTTACCGCTGTCAGGAGTAGTAGGGTGCTACTCGATGATAAAGTCCTTCCTGCTGTAATTGTaataaaagatggaaaaattCATGAAATAATCCCTCGTGGGGAATTTTCTGCAGATGCTGGCTTTAAG GTGTTGGATGTTGGTGACAGTGTGGTGATGCCAGGCATTGTCGATTGTCATGTGCATGTGAACGAACCAGGACGCAGCTCCTGGGAAGGGTTCTGGACTGCCAccagggctgctgcagcaggaggagtgACAACAATCGTGGACATGCCACT aAACAGCATCCCTCCGACTACCACTCTTGATCATTTTAATGAGAAGCTGCGGGAGGCAAAAGGAAAATGCTTTGTGGATACCGCTTTCTGGGGAGGAGTGATCCCTGGAAACGAG CTGGAAATCCGACCCATGATCCAGGCTGGAGTTGCTGGCTTCAAGTGTTTCCTCATTCACAGCGGGGTGGAGGAGTTTCCACCTGTGACTGACTTAGATCTGCATAGAGCCATGAAACAGTTACAAGGCACTGGGAGTGTCCTGCTG TTTCATGCTGAGACTGAACTGCAGCAGACTACAGAGAGAAATG AACACCTGCATTTAGACCCTACTGAGTACTCCACATTCCTGCAGTCCAGGCCAGACTTAATGGAAATAGAAGCAATTCAGACTGTAACAGAACTCTGCCTCCACTACCA GGTGCGTTGCCATATAGTTCACTTATCCTCTGCAAAGCCACTGAAACAAATACAGGCCGCACGGCAGGCTGGAGCACCTTTGACCGTGGAGACAACCCACCACTACCTCAGCCTGTGTGCAGAGAAAATACCTGCAGGAGCCACACAATTCAAATGCTGTCCACCAATCAGAGATTCCAATAACCAG GCACAGCTATGGTCTGCACTGAAAGCTGGCCACATTGACATGGTGGTGTCCGACCATTCCCCTTGTACCCCTGACTTGAAAAGTCTGGATAGTGGTGATTTCACGAAGGCCTGGGGAGGAATTTCTTCTTTGCAATTTG CTCTGCCTTTGTTCTGGAGTTCAGCCAGTAAGAGAGGCTTTGAGTTGCCAGACGTAGTGAGACTCCTCAGCAAGAGAACAGCCCAACTTTGCGGCCTTGACCACCTGAAGGGCAGCCTGGCCCCCAGTTATGATGCAGACCTGGTCATTTGGGATCCAGATAGCCAATTTCAA ATTACGGAAGCAAACATACATCATAAAAATAAG TTAAGTCCTTATCTTGGCATCACACTGCAAGGAGTAGTACGTGCTACCATTGTCAGGGGGAGGCTGGTGTACCAAGAGGGATCATTTTGCCCCGAGCCTCTGGGGAAGCATCTTCTCATCCCTCAGAGGAAACATCAAGCCAGCTAA
- the dtymk gene encoding thymidylate kinase: MACKRGALIVLEGVDKAGKTTQCQKLVQALRRKGHPAEMMRFPDRTTTIGKMISAYLENQSELSDQTVHLLFSANRWELVPLIKKKLEQGTTLVVDRYAFSGVAFTSAKPGFSLHWCKQPDVGLPKPDLVLFLQLSPAEAALRGHFGMERYEKSSFQCAVQQQFKHLMEDETVNWKVIDASMNVEDVHKDITEHSLNAINIAQNLPLGELWQ, encoded by the exons ATGGCGTGTAAACGAGGGGCGCTTATCGTGCTGGAGGGAGTGGACAAAGCTGGGAAAACAACCCAGTGCCAAAAACTGGTCCAAGCGTTGCGACGCAAGGGTCACCCCGCTGAAATGATGAGGTTTCCAG ACAGGACAACTACAATTGGGAAGATGATCAGCGCCTACCTGGAGAACCAAAGTGAGTTATCGGACCAAACcgtgcacctgctgttctctgcCAACCGCTGGGAACTGGt ACCGCTGATAAAGAAAAAGCTGGAGCAAGGGACCACTTTGGTGGTAGACAGATACGCCTTTTCTGGAGTTGCTTTCACCAGTGCCAAACCA GGGTTCAGTCTGCACTGGTGCAAGCAGCCTGATGTGGGCCTGCCAAAACCGGACCTTGTCTTATTTCTGCAGCTCAGTCCAGCTGAGGCTGCACTCAGAGGGCACTTTGGTATGGAAAGATATGAGAAGAGTAGTTTCCAATGTGCAGTTCAACAGCAATTTAAACATCTGATGGAGGATGAAACAGTCAACTGGAAG GTAATTGATGCCTCCATGAATGTTGAAGATGTGCACAAGGACATTACAGAACATTCTCTTAATGCGATTAATATAGCTCAGAACCTGCCATTGGGAGAGCTGTGGCAGTAA
- the agxta gene encoding alanine--glyoxylate and serine--pyruvate aminotransferase a, which yields MSVSIPPPKCLKKPLTVPHRLMFGPGPSNVPARILQAGANPVIGHMHEETFEIMSDIKSGIQYMFQTRNIMTLAVSGTGHTAMECAIFNAVEAGESVLTAVNGIWGERAAEMAERIGARVNTIVSPPGGYFTNAEIEQALSKYSPVVFFLAHGESSTGVLHPLDGIGELCHKYDCLFLVDSVASIGGVPLYMDEQGIDILYTGSQKVLNAPPGTAPISFSERACQKIFHRKTKPISFFLDLNWLANYWGCDGKPSRIYHHTGPVNAFYSLRESLAILAEESLENSWKRHEKVAEYFQAGLESMGLKLFVKERKARLPTVTTIVAPHGYNWKEITNYIMKTHNIEISGGLGPSIGLVLRVGLMGCNSSKTNVDKVLAALKDALKHCHKSKV from the exons ATGTCTGTTTCCATACCTCCACCAAAGTGTCTGAAGAAACCTTTAACTGTTCCACATCGTCTTATGTTTGGACCTGGACCATCCAATGTTCCGGCACGAATTTTACAGGCTGGGGCGAACCCAGTCATTGGACACATGCACGAAGAAACATTTGAG ATAATGAGTGACATTAAAAGTGGGATCCAGTACATGTTCCAGACCCGAAACATAATGACTTTAGCCGTGAGCGGGACTGGTCACACTGCTATGGAGTGTGCCATCTTCAATGCAGTGGAGGCTGGGGAGAGTGTCCTGACTGCTGTCAATGGTATTTGgggcgagcgagcagcagaaATGGCTGAGAGGATTG GTGCCCGAGTAAACACCATcgtgtcgccccctggtggataTTTCACTAATGCAGAAATTGAGCAG GCCTTGTCAAAGTACAGTCCAGTGGTATTTTTCCTTGCCCATGGAGAGTCCTCTACGGGAGTCTTACATCCTTTAGATGGCATCGGAGAGCTGTGCCACAA GTATGACTGCTTGTTTCTCGTGGACTCTGTGGCATCAATAGGAGGGGTCCCTCTCTACATGGATGAGCAAG GTATAGACATCCTTTACACAGGCTCACAAAAGGTTTTAAATGCTCCTCCTGGAACTGCCCCCATCTCCTTCAGTGAAAGAGCATG TCAGAAAATATTCCACCGAAAAACAAAGCCCATATCCTTCTTCTTGGACTTGAATTGGCTGGCTAACTACTGGGGATGTGATGGCAAACCATCCAGAAT ATATCATCACACAGGACCAGTCAATGCATTTTACTCTCTGAGGGAGAGTTTGGCCATTCTTGCTGAAGAG AGTCTGGAGAATTCCTGGAAAAGACATGAAAAAGTGGCAGAATATTTCCAGGCTGGTCTAGAGAGTATGGGTCTCAAACTTTTTGTTAAAGAGAGG AAAGCAAGACTTCCTACTGTTACCACTATTGTTGCTCCTCATGGCTATAACTGGAAAGAGATCACAAACTACatcatgaaaacacacaacataGAGATTTCTGGAGGACTTGGACCATCGATTGGCTTG GTTCTGCGTGTAGGACTTATGGGATGTAACAGCAGCAAGACCAACGTAGACAAGGTGTTAGCAGCGCTGAAAGATGCTTTGAAACACTGTCATAAAAGCAAAGTGTAA
- the LOC101076531 gene encoding thymidylate kinase — translation MACKRGALIVLEGVDKAGKTTQCQKLVQALRRKGHPAEMMRFPDRTTTIGKMISAYLENQSELSGQTVHLLFSANRWELVPLIKKKLEQGTTLVVDRYAFSGVAFTSAKPGFSLHWCKQPDVGLPKPDLVLFLQLSPAEAALRGHFGMERYEKSSFQCAVQQQFKHLMEDETVNWKVIDASMNVEDVHKDITEHSLNAINIAQNLPLGELWQ, via the exons ATGGCGTGTAAACGAGGGGCGCTTATCGTGCTGGAGGGAGTGGACAAAGCTGGGAAAACAACCCAGTGCCAAAAACTGGTCCAAGCGTTGCGACGCAAGGGTCACCCCGCTGAAATGATGAGGTTTCCAG ACAGGACAACTACAATTGGGAAGATGATCAGCGCCTACCTGGAGAACCAAAGTGAGTTATCGGGCCAAACcgtgcacctgctgttctctgcCAACCGCTGGGAACTGGt ACCGCTGATAAAGAAAAAGCTGGAGCAAGGGACCACTTTGGTGGTAGACAGATACGCCTTTTCTGGAGTTGCTTTCACCAGTGCCAAACCA GGGTTCAGTCTGCACTGGTGCAAGCAGCCTGATGTGGGCCTGCCAAAACCGGACCTTGTCTTATTTCTGCAGCTCAGTCCAGCTGAGGCTGCACTCAGAGGGCACTTTGGTATGGAAAGATATGAGAAGAGTAGTTTCCAATGTGCAGTTCAACAGCAATTTAAACATCTGATGGAGGATGAAACAGTCAACTGGAAG GTAATTGATGCCTCCATGAATGTTGAAGATGTGCACAAGGACATTACAGAACATTCTCTTAATGCGATTAATATAGCTCAGAACCTGCCATTGGGAGAGCTGTGGCAGTAA
- the atg4b gene encoding cysteine protease ATG4B, with product MKTSRPFPDSTAALSSYWSSELDAENNKQVRVKTVVMDAATLTYDTLRFGEFEDFPETTEPVWILGNEYSALTEKEEILSDVTSRLWFTYRKSFPPIGGTGPTSDTGWGCMLRCGQMILGQALMCRHLGRDWRWVRGQKQRQEYISILNAFIDKKDSYYSIHQIAQMGVGEGKPIGQWYGPNTVAQVLKKLAVFDTWSRLVVHVAMDNTVVIEEIKRLCMPWLDKAEVFGEPERVGELNGCLEGACALSEEEVALWKPLVLLIPLRLGLSDINGAYIETLKKCFMLPQSLGVIGGKPNSAHYFIGYVGGELIYLDPHTTQTAVEPCEHGQFPDDTYHCQHPPCRMHICELDPSIAVGFFCRTEDEFDDWCMRIRRLSCNKDNLPMFELVDSQPSHLVGVDAINLTPDFSDSERLERFFDSEDEEFEILSL from the exons ATGAAAACGTCCCGCCCCTTCCCAGATTCCACCGCAGCGCTCTCTTCCTATTGGTCCAGCGAGTTAGACGCAGAGAACAACAAACAAGTTAGAGTGAAGACTGTCGTGATGGACGCGG CCACCTTGACATATGACACACTTCGATTTGGAGAGTTTGAAGATTTTCCAGAGACCACAGAGCCTGTGTGGATCTTAGGGAACGAGTACAGTGCACTGACAG AGAAAGAGGAGATTTTATCAGATGTCACTTCTCGTCTTTGGTTCACCTACAGAAAAAGCTTTCCCCCAATTG GTGGCACAGGGCCGacatcagatacaggatggggATGTATGTTGCGATGTGGCCAGATGATTCTGGGGCAGGCGTTAATGTGCAGACATTTAGGCAGAG acTGGCGATGggtcagaggacagaaacaaagacagGAGTACATCAGCATTCTCAATGCATTTATTGATAAAAAAGACAGTTATTATTCCATCCATCAAATTG CCCAAATGGGAGTTGGGGAGGGGAAGCCTATTGGCCAGTGGTATGGACCAAACACAGTTGCCCAGGTTCTAAA AAAACTGGCTGTGTTTGACACATGGAGCAGATTAGTGGTTCATGTTGCCATGGACAATACAGTGGTCATCGAGGAGATCA AACGTCTCTGTATGCCCTGGCTGGACAAAGCAGAGGTCTTTGGTGAACCGGAGAGGGTGGGGGAACTCAATGGCTGCCTGGAGGGGGCATGTGCCCtctctgaggaggaggtggctctgtGGAAACCCCTGGTCCTGCTCATCCCACTCAGGCTGGGTTTAAGTGATATAAATGGAGCCTACATAGAAACATTGAAG aAATGCTTCATGCTGCCTCAGTCACTTGGTGTTATTGGTGGAAAACCCAATAGTGCCCATTACTTCATTGGATATGTTG GAGGGGAGCTCATCTATTTAGACCCACACACCACCCAGACAGCAGTGGAGCCATGTGAACATGGCCAATTTCCCGATGACACATACCATTGTCAGCACCCACCCTGCCGGATGCACATTTGTGAACTGGACCCATCTATTGCTGTG GGTTTCTTCTGCAGAACAGAGGACGAGTTTGATGATTGGTGTATGCGAATAAGAAGg CTGTCCTGCAACAAAGACAACCTGCCCATGTTTGAACTCGTAGATAGTCAGCCCTCCCATCTGGTTGGTGTGGATGCCATTAATCTGACCCCTG ATTTCTCAGACTCAGAAAGGCTGGAGCGGTTCTTTGACTCAGAAGATGAAGAGTTTGAGATCCTGTCCCTGTGA